A window from Jannaschia sp. S6380 encodes these proteins:
- a CDS encoding glycosyltransferase family 2 protein, producing MRTAYALRWRRRRLLARAFVKRRQLMARTDRTGAIETGDILAFATMRNEMGRLPGFLDHYRRLGVDHFLIVDNGSDDGTDTCLSEQRDVSVWTTRRSYKAARFGMDWITRLLARHGHGHWCLTVDADELLVYAHHDRRDLRALTDWLDLTGRASMGAMMLDMYPRGALDRPDAAPDADPRTVLPWFDAGNYVMVRQPRLQNLWLQGGVRARCFFAADPRRAPTLSKVPLVRWNRRYAYVTSTHALLPRRLNHVYADEGGEAPTGVLLHTKFLPQIVQKSAEEKRRREHFENSDLYEAYYEALTEAPVLWCEASTRYQGWRQLEGLGLLSRGGWD from the coding sequence GTGCGGACGGCCTACGCGCTGCGTTGGCGACGGCGCCGTCTGCTGGCGCGCGCCTTCGTCAAGCGCCGCCAGCTGATGGCCCGGACCGACCGGACCGGGGCGATCGAGACGGGCGACATCCTCGCCTTTGCCACCATGCGCAACGAGATGGGGCGGCTGCCCGGCTTTCTGGACCACTACCGCCGGCTGGGCGTCGATCACTTTCTGATCGTGGACAACGGTAGCGACGATGGGACCGACACCTGCCTGTCCGAACAGCGCGACGTGTCGGTCTGGACGACGCGTCGCAGCTACAAGGCCGCGCGGTTCGGCATGGACTGGATCACGCGTCTGCTGGCGCGGCACGGGCACGGGCACTGGTGCCTGACGGTCGATGCGGACGAGTTGCTGGTCTATGCCCATCACGACCGGCGCGACCTGCGCGCGCTGACCGACTGGCTGGACCTTACGGGTCGGGCGTCGATGGGCGCCATGATGCTGGACATGTATCCGCGCGGTGCGCTGGACCGACCGGATGCCGCGCCGGACGCCGACCCGCGGACGGTCCTGCCCTGGTTCGATGCCGGCAACTACGTCATGGTCCGGCAGCCCAGGCTCCAGAACCTCTGGCTGCAGGGCGGGGTGCGCGCGCGATGCTTCTTCGCGGCCGACCCGCGCCGGGCGCCGACCCTGTCGAAGGTGCCGCTGGTGCGGTGGAACCGTCGATATGCCTATGTCACATCGACGCATGCGCTGCTGCCGCGGCGGCTGAACCACGTCTATGCCGACGAGGGGGGCGAGGCGCCGACCGGCGTCCTGCTGCACACGAAGTTCCTGCCGCAGATCGTGCAGAAGTCCGCCGAGGAGAAGCGCAGACGGGAACATTTCGAGAATTCCGACCTCTATGAGGCGTATTACGAGGCTCTGACCGAGGCGCCTGTCCTGTGGTGCGAGGCGTCGACACGCTATCAGGGCTGGCGGCAGTTGGAGGGCCTGGGCCTGCTGTCGCGAGGTGGATGGGACTGA
- a CDS encoding glycosyltransferase family 2 protein → MGLISSYRMRLRRRYWRIRALRRRRQLTVVRDRTGRIRRDAILSFTTMRNERPRIPYFLDYYRRLGVDHFFVVDNGSEDGSLEYLMAQEDVSVWTTRASYSAASYGVDWLNWLQRQHAHRHWCLTVDVDEFLVYPFCDTRPLRALTDWLDASSIRSFGAMLLDMYPKGPIGAQPYTEGQDPFEIATWFDSGNYVHERNSLYGNLWIQGGVRARTFFADDPWRAPALNKVPLVKWHRDFVYVSSTHALLPRGLNLTYDASGGEKTTGVLMHAKFLSLFVDRAVEESKRAEHFRAGDEYKVYAEGLERDANLWCKWSERYINWRQLEILGLISKGNWA, encoded by the coding sequence ATGGGCCTGATCTCGTCCTACAGGATGCGCCTGCGCCGCCGGTACTGGCGTATCCGGGCCCTGCGGCGGCGGCGGCAACTGACCGTCGTTCGCGACCGGACGGGCCGGATCCGACGCGACGCCATCCTGTCCTTCACCACGATGCGCAACGAGCGGCCGCGGATCCCCTACTTTCTCGACTACTACCGCCGCCTCGGCGTCGACCATTTCTTTGTTGTCGACAACGGCAGCGAGGACGGATCGCTCGAATACCTCATGGCCCAGGAGGACGTATCGGTCTGGACCACGCGGGCCAGCTATTCCGCCGCGTCCTACGGCGTCGACTGGCTGAACTGGTTGCAGCGCCAGCATGCTCACCGGCACTGGTGCCTGACCGTCGATGTCGACGAGTTCCTGGTCTATCCGTTCTGCGACACGCGCCCCCTGCGCGCGCTGACCGACTGGCTCGACGCATCCTCGATCCGCAGCTTCGGGGCGATGCTCCTCGACATGTATCCAAAGGGACCGATCGGCGCCCAACCCTATACCGAGGGGCAGGACCCGTTCGAGATCGCGACCTGGTTCGACAGCGGCAACTACGTCCATGAAAGGAACTCGCTCTACGGCAACCTCTGGATCCAGGGCGGCGTCCGCGCGCGCACCTTCTTCGCCGACGACCCGTGGCGGGCACCGGCCCTGAACAAGGTGCCGCTGGTCAAGTGGCATCGCGATTTCGTCTATGTCAGCTCCACCCATGCGCTCCTGCCGCGTGGGCTGAACCTGACCTATGACGCGTCGGGGGGCGAGAAGACGACCGGCGTCCTGATGCATGCCAAGTTCCTGAGCCTCTTCGTGGACCGCGCCGTGGAGGAGTCGAAAAGGGCCGAGCATTTCCGCGCGGGCGACGAATACAAGGTCTATGCCGAGGGATTGGAACGAGACGCCAACCTCTGGTGCAAGTGGTCCGAACGCTACATCAACTGGCGCCAGCTCGAGATCCTGGGACTGATCTCCAAGGGGAACTGGGCGTGA
- the galU gene encoding UTP--glucose-1-phosphate uridylyltransferase GalU, whose protein sequence is MTRKVTKAIFPVAGLGTRFLPATKSVPKEIMTLVDRPLIQYAIDEARAAGIEEFVFITSRGKSALSDYFDDSPILEAELERKNKPELLEALRRTNMESGQIAYVRQARARGLGHAVACARRLVHDEPFAVILPDDVIAADTPCLQQMVEAYAETGGSMVAAMEVAPEKTSSYGILDVEDAGKQTMKVRAMVEKPAAEDAPSNLAVIGRYILSPRVMQNLNGLDAGAGGEIQLTDAIAGEIDGGEGVHGYRFEGQRYDCGSKAGFLQATVAFGLARPDLRDELAAFIAELNLSQGQS, encoded by the coding sequence ATGACACGCAAGGTTACCAAGGCCATCTTCCCCGTCGCCGGGCTGGGCACCCGATTCCTGCCGGCGACCAAGTCCGTCCCCAAGGAGATCATGACCCTGGTGGACCGGCCGTTGATCCAATACGCGATCGACGAGGCCCGCGCCGCCGGGATCGAGGAGTTCGTCTTCATCACCTCGCGCGGGAAATCGGCGCTGAGCGATTATTTCGACGACAGCCCGATCCTCGAGGCCGAGCTGGAGCGCAAGAATAAGCCCGAACTGCTCGAGGCGTTGCGCCGGACCAACATGGAGAGCGGGCAGATCGCCTATGTCCGCCAGGCCCGCGCCCGGGGCCTGGGCCATGCGGTCGCCTGCGCGCGGCGGCTCGTCCATGACGAACCCTTCGCCGTGATCCTGCCCGACGACGTCATCGCCGCCGACACGCCCTGCTTGCAGCAGATGGTCGAAGCCTATGCCGAAACCGGAGGCAGCATGGTCGCCGCGATGGAGGTAGCGCCCGAGAAGACCTCCTCCTACGGGATCCTGGACGTCGAGGATGCCGGCAAGCAGACGATGAAGGTCCGGGCCATGGTCGAGAAGCCCGCCGCCGAGGACGCGCCGTCGAACCTGGCCGTGATCGGGCGCTACATCCTCAGCCCACGGGTGATGCAGAACCTCAACGGGCTGGATGCCGGTGCGGGCGGCGAGATCCAGCTGACGGACGCCATCGCCGGCGAGATCGACGGCGGCGAGGGCGTACACGGATATCGTTTCGAGGGGCAGCGCTACGATTGCGGGTCCAAGGCCGGGTTCCTGCAAGCCACGGTGGCCTTCGGCCTGGCGCGCCCGGATCTGCGGGACGAACTGGCCGCCTTCATCGCCGAGCTGAACCTCAGCCAGGGTCAGTCCTGA